One window of the Synechococcus sp. CC9311 genome contains the following:
- a CDS encoding ABC transporter substrate-binding protein, whose product MRAPTKTLPAPWQKQLKAPWRITELKAFVSSDPPWLSSTDLLTIGDGWLSNLNPGSFQAIDAAPLQSQLGPLAEQFLSELPTSWKGKIFPVGVSPWVLLFRGEPALKDQASNSWDVLLDPEFKGKVLLPSSPRLVMSLAEHMQTPDALRRLRQAAISFDDRHALNWLLQGDAQVAVLPLQRSMGALLRDQRLHAVLPAQGAPLNWTLMLRPSSSKEPLPQDWVKKAWEEPLLSRLLSAGWVPPLARSKLSTAMSRVPKRLHALVLPSNEIWQSCWNLAPLDPSEQDALKAKWKASAP is encoded by the coding sequence ATGCGGGCCCCAACAAAGACCCTGCCTGCACCGTGGCAAAAGCAACTCAAGGCTCCGTGGCGCATTACAGAGCTGAAAGCCTTCGTCAGCTCTGACCCCCCGTGGCTCTCCTCCACCGATCTGCTCACGATTGGAGACGGTTGGTTATCGAATCTCAACCCAGGATCGTTTCAAGCGATTGATGCCGCTCCTCTTCAATCGCAATTAGGACCTTTAGCAGAGCAGTTTCTCTCTGAATTGCCGACATCCTGGAAAGGCAAAATTTTTCCTGTGGGGGTCAGCCCCTGGGTGCTGCTTTTTCGAGGAGAACCAGCCCTCAAAGACCAAGCGTCCAACAGCTGGGATGTGCTGCTGGATCCAGAGTTCAAAGGCAAGGTCCTTTTACCGTCGAGCCCACGACTGGTGATGTCGCTGGCAGAGCACATGCAGACCCCTGATGCGCTGCGACGCCTCAGACAGGCAGCCATCAGCTTTGATGATCGACACGCCCTCAACTGGTTGCTGCAAGGCGATGCACAAGTAGCAGTGCTGCCACTGCAACGGAGCATGGGAGCGCTTCTTCGAGACCAAAGGCTGCATGCAGTGCTGCCTGCGCAGGGGGCGCCTCTGAACTGGACTTTGATGCTGCGCCCAAGTTCAAGCAAAGAGCCCTTACCTCAAGACTGGGTCAAAAAAGCCTGGGAAGAACCACTGCTGAGTCGGCTCCTCTCTGCAGGATGGGTCCCCCCCTTGGCTCGATCAAAACTCAGTACCGCAATGTCGCGGGTGCCAAAACGGCTTCATGCCCTGGTTCTTCCATCCAACGAGATCTGGCAGAGCTGCTGGAATCTTGCCCCTCTGGATCCGTCTGAGCAGGACGCTCTGAAAGCCAAGTGGAAGGCCTCAGCCCCATAA
- a CDS encoding nicotinate-nucleotide--dimethylbenzimidazole phosphoribosyltransferase, with protein sequence MAWSPSTLFELPAGCTRLSGRASEFWTGATHRFWSDPEPAPDLLLLLSSTLTAEVEGISAAGATSESRRYTAIADAELLLYGPSHRPRWPLPPLPAGVSPALISWVAAEALQIQPWVGSIGLSKMPPFAHLRFEDPQLGPAACISTGHSMTPERVLQLLTKGQRFGERLRHPLVLAECVPGGTTTALAVLRGLGLPANNLISGSAIHPPMALKRQLVRQGLQSAELSAIPSAQELLAAVGDPFQAFATGLLIGSLSSGEPLLLAGGSQMAAVLALALSMVSAKERRLLSNQVLIGTTAWLAGEVLTPTGSKRASLVELLALLEDHFDVAISALASGLRFRDSRHLSLRDYELGHVKEGVGAGGLALLAQLRGLSLDRISQDCDNAMDQLLKSKLKP encoded by the coding sequence ATGGCCTGGTCGCCCTCGACCCTCTTTGAGCTCCCAGCTGGATGCACTCGCCTTTCGGGCCGAGCATCCGAGTTTTGGACCGGTGCCACTCACCGCTTTTGGTCCGACCCAGAACCTGCTCCCGATCTGTTACTGCTTCTGTCCTCCACTTTGACCGCCGAGGTGGAAGGCATCTCTGCAGCCGGTGCCACCTCTGAATCACGCCGCTATACAGCCATTGCTGACGCTGAGTTGCTTCTCTATGGGCCTTCCCATCGGCCTCGTTGGCCTTTACCGCCTCTGCCCGCAGGCGTCTCGCCGGCGTTGATCAGTTGGGTTGCTGCGGAAGCCCTACAGATCCAGCCCTGGGTGGGATCGATTGGGCTATCAAAGATGCCTCCCTTCGCTCATCTTCGCTTTGAAGATCCACAGCTCGGTCCAGCCGCCTGCATCAGCACTGGGCACTCCATGACGCCTGAACGCGTCCTACAGCTGTTAACCAAGGGCCAACGCTTCGGTGAGCGTTTGAGGCACCCACTTGTTCTTGCTGAATGTGTCCCAGGAGGAACCACCACAGCCTTAGCCGTTCTTCGTGGTCTTGGACTTCCCGCCAATAACCTGATCAGCGGTAGTGCCATCCATCCACCGATGGCCTTGAAACGTCAACTTGTGCGTCAGGGGCTGCAATCCGCAGAGCTCAGTGCAATCCCCTCGGCACAGGAGCTTTTAGCTGCCGTGGGAGACCCTTTTCAGGCTTTTGCAACCGGGTTGCTGATCGGATCCCTCTCGAGCGGTGAACCCCTCCTCTTGGCTGGAGGCAGTCAGATGGCTGCCGTGCTTGCACTTGCCTTAAGCATGGTCTCTGCCAAAGAGCGCCGCTTGCTGTCCAATCAAGTGCTGATTGGCACAACGGCCTGGTTGGCTGGGGAAGTGCTGACGCCAACCGGAAGCAAACGCGCATCACTGGTCGAGCTGCTCGCATTACTGGAGGATCATTTCGATGTTGCCATCTCTGCGCTGGCGAGTGGTCTGCGCTTTCGCGATAGTCGACACCTCTCGCTGCGTGACTACGAGCTCGGTCACGTCAAAGAGGGGGTGGGTGCCGGTGGCCTTGCATTGCTAGCGCAGCTGCGTGGACTGTCCTTAGACCGCATCAGCCAGGACTGCGACAACGCCATGGATCAATTGCTCAAATCCAAGCTCAAACCCTAA